In a genomic window of Comamonadaceae bacterium OTU4NAUVB1:
- a CDS encoding acetyl-CoA acetyltransferase has translation MTQAHIIGWGHTPFGKHDAIEAHDLFREAAQGAMDTAGLTPADIDGVFVGHFNGGFLRQDFSGALAGLAFPEFRHTPSVRLENACATGSAAIWAALDAVASGRMRHALVVGLEKMNTLPNAQIGEVLLRCSYVREEGDTPGGFAGVFGTIASAYFERFGDQSDALAAISAKNHANGVRNPWAHMKRDLGFDFCRQPSEKNPFVAGPLKRSDCSLVSDGAAALVISMAPVAGARVPAVRWRSRTQVNEFLPLSQRDVTRFEGAALAWRRGLDAAGARLDDLHFVETHDCFTVAELLEYEAMGLAPHGQGARVILDGVSRADGRLPVNPSGGLKSRGHPIGATGVSQHVMAAMQLSGTAGDMQVPRAGLGAVFNMGGAAVANYLSVLEATA, from the coding sequence ATGACGCAAGCACACATCATCGGCTGGGGCCACACGCCGTTCGGCAAGCACGACGCGATCGAGGCGCACGACCTGTTCCGCGAAGCGGCGCAGGGCGCGATGGACACCGCCGGGCTGACGCCGGCGGACATCGACGGTGTCTTCGTCGGTCATTTCAACGGCGGTTTCCTGCGCCAGGACTTCAGCGGCGCGCTGGCCGGACTGGCGTTCCCGGAATTCCGCCACACGCCTTCGGTGCGGCTGGAGAACGCCTGCGCGACCGGTTCCGCCGCGATCTGGGCGGCGCTCGACGCGGTGGCCAGCGGCCGCATGCGCCACGCGCTGGTGGTGGGGCTGGAGAAGATGAACACCCTGCCCAACGCGCAGATCGGCGAGGTGCTGCTGCGCTGCTCTTACGTGCGCGAGGAGGGCGACACGCCGGGCGGCTTCGCGGGCGTCTTCGGCACCATCGCCTCGGCCTACTTCGAACGCTTCGGCGACCAGTCCGACGCCCTGGCGGCGATCTCGGCGAAGAACCACGCCAACGGCGTGCGCAACCCCTGGGCGCACATGAAGCGCGACCTGGGCTTCGACTTCTGCCGCCAGCCGTCGGAGAAGAACCCGTTCGTGGCCGGGCCGCTCAAGCGCTCGGACTGCTCGCTCGTGTCCGACGGCGCGGCCGCGCTGGTGATCTCCATGGCGCCCGTCGCCGGCGCCCGGGTGCCGGCCGTGCGCTGGCGCTCGCGCACCCAGGTCAACGAGTTCCTGCCGCTGTCGCAGCGCGACGTGACGCGCTTCGAGGGCGCGGCGCTGGCCTGGCGGCGCGGGCTCGACGCGGCCGGCGCGCGCCTGGACGACCTGCATTTCGTCGAGACGCACGACTGCTTCACCGTGGCCGAACTGCTGGAGTACGAGGCGATGGGCCTGGCGCCGCACGGCCAGGGCGCCCGCGTGATCCTCGACGGGGTCAGCCGCGCCGACGGCCGGCTGCCGGTCAATCCGTCGGGCGGGCTCAAGTCGCGCGGCCATCCCATCGGCGCGACCGGCGTGTCGCAGCACGTCATGGCCGCGATGCAGCTCTCCGGCACCGCCGGCGACATGCAGGTGCCGCGCGCCGGGCTGGGCGCGGTCTTCAACATGGGCGGCGCGGCCGTGGCCAACTACCTGAGCGTGCTGGAGGCGACCGCGTGA
- a CDS encoding TRAP transporter substrate-binding protein, protein MQLNRRTLLTGTAALALPTLAPLARAQKAEFTMKYGNNLPITHPMNVCANEMVAKILSDTKGRVDIKVFPSSQLGTDTDMISQLRNGALEFFTLSPLILGTLVPSAQISGVGFAFKDYDQVWAAMDGELGAHVRKQIAATGTIVAFDKIWDNGYRQMTTSTRAITKPDDLKGMKMRVPPSPFWVSMFKAFEASPTTINFAEVYTALQTKIVDGQENPLAIVSTAKLNEVQKYCSITNHMWDGFWFLGNKRAVDRLPADLREIVAHHIAEAGLKQRAEVRKLNDSLMVDLKAKGMEFNDTNAEVFRAKLREAKFYEEWKKKFGDDAWALLEKYTGKLA, encoded by the coding sequence ATGCAACTCAATCGCCGCACCCTGCTCACGGGCACCGCCGCCCTGGCCCTGCCGACCCTCGCGCCCCTGGCGCGCGCGCAGAAGGCCGAATTCACGATGAAGTACGGCAACAACCTGCCCATCACCCATCCGATGAACGTGTGCGCCAACGAGATGGTCGCCAAGATCCTGTCCGACACCAAGGGCCGGGTCGACATCAAGGTGTTCCCGAGCAGCCAGCTGGGCACCGACACCGACATGATCTCGCAGCTGCGCAACGGCGCGCTCGAGTTCTTCACGCTGTCCCCGCTGATCCTGGGCACCCTGGTGCCGTCGGCGCAGATCAGCGGCGTGGGCTTCGCGTTCAAGGACTACGACCAGGTCTGGGCCGCCATGGACGGCGAGCTCGGCGCGCACGTGCGCAAGCAGATCGCGGCCACCGGCACCATCGTCGCGTTCGACAAGATCTGGGACAACGGCTATCGCCAGATGACCACCAGCACGCGCGCCATCACCAAGCCCGACGACCTCAAGGGCATGAAGATGCGCGTGCCGCCCAGCCCGTTCTGGGTTTCCATGTTCAAGGCCTTCGAGGCCTCGCCCACCACCATCAACTTCGCCGAGGTCTACACCGCGCTGCAGACGAAGATCGTCGACGGCCAGGAGAACCCGCTGGCCATCGTGTCCACGGCCAAGCTCAACGAGGTGCAGAAGTACTGCTCCATCACCAACCACATGTGGGACGGCTTCTGGTTCCTGGGCAACAAGCGCGCGGTGGACCGCCTGCCGGCCGACCTGCGCGAGATCGTCGCGCACCACATCGCCGAGGCCGGCCTGAAGCAGCGCGCCGAGGTCAGGAAGCTCAACGACAGCCTGATGGTCGACCTCAAGGCCAAGGGCATGGAGTTCAACGACACCAACGCCGAGGTCTTCCGCGCCAAGCTGCGCGAGGCCAAGTTCTACGAGGAGTGGAAGAAGAAGTTCGGCGACGACGCCTGGGCGCTGCTCGAGAAATACACCGGCAAGCTCGCCTGA
- a CDS encoding acyl-CoA synthetase: MAQLLTQTARLHPQRPGLIQGDRQWSWAEIDRRVDAMAHALHRLGLRKGDAILVHSRNNRQLFESGWAAFRLGCVWVPTNFRLTPGEVAYLGASSGAVAMIVESDFAAHADAVRAASPALREVIAIGAPRAGEHDYESLVAQGLGQRVPEAVVHADDPLWFFYTSGTTGKPKAGILTHGQMGFVVTNHLADLIPGTTERDCSIAVAPLSHGAGIHALLNVARGAATVLLPSDRLDPAVFWELVARHRVTNLFTVPTIVKILVEHPAVHAHDHGSLRYVIYAGAPMYRADQKRALQTLGPVLVQYFGLGEVTGCITVLPREMHDADDASPEANIGACGRPRVGMEVAILDPQLRPLPAGEVGEICCRGPAVFGGYHGDPQATAKALRGGWFHTGDLGRLDARGLLYITGRESDMYISGGSNVYPREVEEVLLAHPGIAEVAVLGLPDPKWGEVGAAVVVRAPGAPVLDAGALLAFLDGRLARYRWPHHVFFWDALPKSGYGKIVKKDVRRLLSERGDFTEPATG, encoded by the coding sequence CTGGCGCAGCTGCTGACCCAGACCGCGCGGCTGCACCCGCAGCGCCCGGGCCTCATCCAGGGTGATCGCCAATGGTCATGGGCCGAGATCGACCGCCGCGTGGACGCCATGGCCCACGCGCTGCACCGCCTCGGACTGCGCAAGGGCGACGCGATCCTGGTGCACTCGCGCAACAACCGCCAGCTGTTCGAGAGCGGCTGGGCCGCCTTCCGGCTGGGCTGCGTCTGGGTGCCGACGAACTTCCGGCTGACCCCCGGCGAGGTCGCCTACCTGGGCGCCTCCAGCGGCGCGGTCGCCATGATCGTGGAGTCCGATTTCGCCGCCCACGCCGACGCGGTGCGCGCCGCGTCGCCGGCGTTGCGCGAGGTGATCGCCATCGGCGCGCCGCGCGCGGGCGAGCACGACTACGAGTCGCTGGTCGCGCAGGGCCTGGGCCAGCGCGTGCCGGAGGCCGTGGTGCACGCCGACGACCCGCTGTGGTTCTTCTACACCTCGGGCACCACGGGCAAGCCCAAGGCCGGCATCCTGACCCACGGCCAGATGGGCTTCGTGGTCACCAACCACCTGGCCGACCTGATCCCGGGCACCACCGAGCGCGACTGCTCGATCGCCGTGGCGCCGCTCTCGCACGGCGCGGGCATCCACGCGCTGCTCAACGTGGCGCGCGGCGCGGCCACGGTGCTGCTGCCCTCGGACCGGCTCGATCCGGCCGTCTTCTGGGAGCTGGTGGCGCGCCACCGCGTGACCAACCTGTTCACCGTGCCCACCATCGTGAAGATCCTGGTCGAGCACCCGGCCGTCCACGCCCACGACCACGGCTCGCTGCGCTACGTGATCTACGCCGGCGCCCCCATGTACCGCGCCGACCAGAAGCGCGCCCTGCAGACGCTGGGGCCGGTGCTGGTGCAGTACTTCGGCCTGGGCGAGGTGACCGGCTGCATCACCGTGCTGCCGCGCGAGATGCACGACGCCGACGACGCCTCGCCCGAGGCCAACATCGGCGCCTGCGGCCGCCCGCGCGTCGGCATGGAGGTGGCGATCCTCGACCCCCAGCTGCGGCCGCTGCCCGCCGGCGAGGTCGGCGAGATCTGCTGCCGCGGCCCGGCCGTGTTCGGCGGCTACCACGGCGACCCCCAGGCCACGGCCAAGGCGCTGCGCGGGGGCTGGTTCCACACCGGCGATCTGGGCCGGCTGGACGCGCGCGGACTGCTCTACATCACCGGGCGCGAGTCGGACATGTACATTTCCGGCGGCTCCAACGTCTACCCGCGCGAGGTCGAGGAGGTCCTGCTCGCCCATCCCGGCATCGCCGAGGTGGCCGTGCTGGGCCTGCCCGACCCCAAATGGGGCGAGGTGGGGGCCGCGGTCGTGGTGCGCGCGCCCGGCGCGCCGGTGCTGGACGCGGGCGCGCTGCTGGCCTTCCTGGACGGCCGGCTGGCGCGCTACCGCTGGCCGCACCACGTGTTCTTCTGGGACGCGCTGCCCAAGTCGGGCTACGGCAAGATCGTGAAGAAGGACGTGCGCCGGCTGCTCTCGGAGCGCGGTGACTTCACCGAGCCGGCGACCGGCTGA